The Kordia sp. SMS9 genome window below encodes:
- a CDS encoding DUF5362 family protein, whose translation MPIRKQDSNVFDNFELRLNESSKKFLRKASKWAFVLSMIGFVASGILLFVGIFSLIFFKEAQTVFAGFSEFPPYVYAIFYILIAIVNFFPGLYLFSFSKRMNAALRDKSTSDLEKAFSKLGTYFIFVSLAILSSIFVFLIIILLFM comes from the coding sequence GTGCCCATACGCAAACAAGATAGCAATGTATTCGATAACTTCGAATTACGATTAAACGAAAGCTCAAAGAAGTTTCTACGGAAAGCTTCCAAATGGGCTTTCGTGCTTTCTATGATCGGTTTTGTAGCTTCTGGAATTTTACTTTTTGTCGGTATATTTTCGCTGATTTTCTTCAAAGAAGCACAAACGGTTTTTGCAGGTTTTAGTGAATTTCCTCCGTATGTATATGCTATCTTTTACATACTGATTGCCATTGTCAATTTCTTTCCTGGATTATATCTATTTTCTTTTTCTAAAAGAATGAACGCTGCATTGCGCGATAAAAGCACGAGCGATTTAGAAAAAGCATTTTCCAAACTAGGTACATATTTTATATTTGTATCACTAGCAATTCTAAGTAGTATTTTTGTGTTCCTAATTATCATTTTATTGTTTATGTAG
- a CDS encoding RNA polymerase sigma factor produces the protein MHKKEHISDGELVSQYLAGNEKALASLVKRFHKTFCNHAYWIVKDADVAKDIAQDSWKLIIDKVASLQNPARFKSWALRMVHRKSIDYVRSIVKQQQQQNDYKVTTSIQNIPLADTTQVKQQLKEAIAKLSVSQQQVVRLFYVDELSLKDISKTLKISVGTAKSRLYHAREHLKKHIKK, from the coding sequence ATGCATAAAAAAGAGCACATATCGGATGGCGAATTGGTTTCACAATATCTAGCAGGCAATGAAAAAGCATTGGCAAGTTTGGTGAAACGATTTCATAAAACATTTTGCAATCACGCGTATTGGATTGTAAAAGATGCAGATGTTGCCAAAGACATTGCGCAAGACAGTTGGAAATTGATTATTGACAAAGTAGCTTCTTTACAAAATCCGGCACGTTTCAAAAGTTGGGCGTTGCGTATGGTACATCGAAAATCTATTGATTATGTGCGTAGCATCGTGAAGCAACAGCAGCAACAAAACGATTATAAAGTCACTACATCCATTCAAAACATTCCGTTAGCAGATACAACGCAGGTAAAGCAGCAACTCAAAGAAGCGATTGCCAAACTTTCGGTTTCACAGCAGCAAGTCGTGCGCTTATTTTACGTAGATGAACTTTCATTAAAAGATATTTCAAAAACGTTAAAAATCTCTGTGGGAACTGCCAAATCGCGTTTGTATCATGCGAGAGAACATTTAAAAAAACACATAAAAAAGTAG
- the aceB gene encoding malate synthase A: MEETLLQQSKIQFANEVKNYYPEILNDEALQFITALHEQFNAKRLQVLERRKQQQNVFDAGKFPEFPPETKEIREGEWKANNIPHDLQDRRVEITGPVDRKMIINALNSGAKTFMADLEDSNAPSWKNTIEGQQNLLDANKKTIALHDTKRNKFYQLNKETAVLLVRPRGLHLNERHLLINDEEASGSLVDFGLYVFHNTNIMLENNTAPYFYLPKLEHYLEARLWDEIFAFAENYLEVPVGTFKATVLVETITASFQLDEIIYELKDHIVGLNCGRWDYIFSYIKKFRNHPNFVVPNRDQVTMTTPFMDAYSKLVIQRCHKRGILAIGGMAAQIPIKNNKHANDAALEKVRKDKEREVQNGHDGTWVAHPALVVVAMNEFDTHMPTANQLHVSRNDINITEKDLVEIPKGTVTEAGIRKNINVGILYIEAWLRGYGAVALYNLMEDAATAEISRTQVWQWLKNEVTLQDGRTFDKTLFTDIFDDEVEKLITEVGEENMPQTKFSLAIALFKKLVTADEFEEFLTLPAYLHI, translated from the coding sequence ATGGAAGAAACTTTATTACAACAGTCTAAAATTCAGTTCGCTAACGAAGTGAAAAATTACTATCCAGAGATCCTAAATGATGAAGCTTTGCAATTCATTACCGCTTTGCATGAACAGTTTAATGCCAAACGTTTGCAAGTATTAGAAAGGCGAAAACAGCAACAAAACGTATTTGATGCAGGAAAGTTTCCTGAATTTCCACCAGAAACCAAAGAAATCAGAGAAGGCGAGTGGAAAGCCAATAATATTCCACACGATTTGCAAGACCGACGTGTAGAAATCACAGGTCCGGTAGATCGAAAAATGATCATCAACGCACTCAACTCTGGCGCAAAAACCTTCATGGCCGATTTGGAAGACAGCAATGCACCAAGTTGGAAAAACACGATCGAAGGACAACAAAATCTACTCGATGCCAACAAAAAAACAATCGCTCTGCACGATACCAAACGCAACAAATTCTATCAATTAAATAAAGAAACTGCTGTGTTATTAGTTCGCCCAAGAGGTTTACATTTAAATGAACGACATCTTCTAATAAATGATGAAGAAGCTTCCGGAAGTTTGGTCGATTTTGGATTATATGTGTTCCACAACACTAACATCATGTTAGAAAACAATACCGCACCGTATTTTTACTTACCGAAACTAGAACACTATTTAGAAGCGCGTTTGTGGGATGAAATATTTGCGTTTGCAGAAAACTATCTCGAAGTACCAGTTGGAACATTCAAAGCAACGGTTTTAGTAGAAACAATCACGGCAAGTTTTCAATTAGACGAAATCATTTACGAACTCAAAGATCATATTGTCGGACTCAATTGCGGTCGTTGGGATTACATTTTCTCATACATCAAAAAATTTAGAAACCATCCAAATTTTGTCGTGCCCAACAGAGATCAAGTCACGATGACAACGCCTTTTATGGATGCATATTCAAAATTGGTGATTCAGCGTTGTCACAAACGTGGCATCTTGGCTATTGGCGGAATGGCGGCACAAATTCCGATCAAAAACAACAAACACGCCAACGATGCCGCCTTAGAAAAAGTACGAAAAGACAAAGAACGCGAAGTACAAAACGGACATGATGGTACGTGGGTAGCACATCCAGCATTGGTTGTCGTTGCAATGAACGAATTTGACACACACATGCCAACGGCAAATCAATTACACGTTTCGCGAAACGATATCAACATTACAGAAAAAGACTTGGTAGAAATCCCCAAAGGAACCGTGACAGAAGCGGGAATTCGAAAAAACATCAACGTTGGAATCTTATACATTGAAGCGTGGTTGCGCGGATATGGAGCAGTTGCTTTATACAATTTAATGGAAGATGCCGCTACGGCGGAAATATCTCGAACACAAGTGTGGCAATGGCTCAAAAACGAAGTGACGCTTCAAGATGGACGCACGTTTGACAAAACATTGTTTACAGACATCTTTGATGATGAAGTTGAAAAATTGATCACGGAAGTGGGCGAAGAAAACATGCCACAAACCAAATTCAGTTTGGCAATTGCTCTCTTTAAAAAACTGGTAACGGCAGACGAATTTGAAGAATTTTTAACGCTTCCAGCATATTTACATATTTAA
- the rlmD gene encoding 23S rRNA (uracil(1939)-C(5))-methyltransferase RlmD, with protein sequence MGRKNRKKVFENVTVVDTATKGKTVAKTEGGNVIFLPNAVPGDVVDIQTYKKRKAYYEGKAVKFHSLSEKRTEPVCEHFGTCGGCKWQHMAYEHQLFYKQKEVLNNLTRIGKVELPELTPILGSAEQYFYRNKMEFSFSDSRWLTQEEVDSQEDLGDRNALGFHIPGMWDKILDVKKCHLQADPSNAIRNAIKQFATENDLPFFNTRHQTGLLRTLMIRTSSIGEVMVLVQFYKEDKEKRELLLKYVQETFPEITSLLYVINGKGNDTIYDQEVICYHGRDHIFEEMEGLKFKINAKSFYQTNSDQAYELYKITRDFAGLAGDELVYDLYTGTGTIAQFVSKKAKKVIGVESVPEAIAAAKENAAFNNISNTEFFVGDMKKVFNAEFINAHGIPDVIITDPPRDGMHSDVVQQILNIAPKKVVYVSCNSATQARDLALMDATYKVTKVQAVDMFPQTHHIENVVLLEKRS encoded by the coding sequence ATGGGAAGAAAGAATCGTAAGAAAGTGTTTGAAAATGTAACCGTGGTTGATACGGCTACGAAAGGGAAAACAGTTGCCAAAACGGAAGGTGGAAATGTCATATTTTTACCAAATGCCGTGCCTGGTGATGTGGTTGATATTCAAACCTATAAGAAGCGAAAAGCCTATTATGAAGGGAAAGCGGTAAAGTTTCACTCACTTTCTGAGAAACGTACCGAACCTGTTTGTGAACATTTTGGTACTTGTGGCGGCTGTAAGTGGCAACACATGGCGTACGAACATCAGTTGTTTTACAAGCAGAAAGAAGTGTTGAATAATTTAACACGCATTGGAAAGGTGGAATTGCCAGAGTTAACACCGATTTTAGGAAGTGCGGAACAATATTTCTACCGAAACAAAATGGAGTTTTCATTTTCCGACAGTCGTTGGTTGACACAGGAAGAAGTAGATTCGCAAGAAGATTTAGGCGATAGAAATGCGCTCGGTTTTCATATTCCTGGCATGTGGGACAAGATTTTGGATGTGAAGAAATGTCACTTGCAAGCAGATCCGTCGAACGCCATTCGCAATGCAATCAAACAGTTTGCGACTGAAAATGATTTGCCGTTTTTTAACACACGCCATCAAACTGGATTGTTGCGTACGTTAATGATTCGTACCTCATCCATTGGAGAAGTAATGGTGTTGGTTCAATTCTACAAAGAAGACAAAGAAAAACGCGAATTGCTATTAAAGTATGTACAAGAGACGTTTCCTGAAATTACTTCGTTATTGTACGTAATTAACGGAAAAGGAAATGATACGATTTACGATCAAGAAGTGATTTGCTATCACGGACGCGATCATATTTTTGAGGAAATGGAAGGTTTGAAATTTAAGATCAATGCCAAATCGTTCTATCAAACAAATTCCGATCAAGCATACGAATTGTACAAAATTACACGCGATTTTGCAGGTTTAGCAGGTGATGAATTGGTGTACGATTTATACACTGGAACGGGAACCATCGCACAATTTGTTTCCAAAAAAGCAAAAAAAGTGATTGGTGTAGAATCGGTGCCTGAAGCGATTGCTGCGGCGAAAGAGAATGCAGCATTCAACAATATTTCGAATACGGAGTTTTTTGTCGGCGACATGAAAAAGGTGTTTAATGCCGAATTTATCAATGCGCATGGAATTCCAGATGTAATTATTACCGATCCGCCACGTGATGGCATGCACAGCGATGTTGTACAGCAAATTTTAAACATTGCACCTAAAAAAGTGGTTTATGTAAGTTGCAACAGTGCTACACAAGCGCGTGATTTGGCTTTGATGGACGCCACATATAAAGTAACCAAAGTACAAGCGGTAGACATGTTTCCGCAAACGCATCATATTGAAAATGTGGTACTTTTGGAAAAGAGAAGTTAA
- a CDS encoding DUF6768 family protein — MSTLKDIDSLIKETLTEEEAKFYDELDEQGLIGSVKSIFQGKLGWLAFIMNIINLGVFGFLIYCFTQFFSVTETNELLKWGLGIVICISFMSMIKLYSWMQMDKRAILREMKRLELQVSSLSSKISE, encoded by the coding sequence ATGAGCACATTAAAAGACATCGACAGTTTAATAAAAGAAACATTGACCGAAGAAGAAGCTAAGTTTTACGACGAATTGGATGAGCAAGGTTTGATAGGGTCTGTTAAAAGTATTTTTCAAGGAAAATTGGGTTGGTTAGCTTTCATTATGAACATTATCAACTTGGGCGTATTTGGATTTTTGATCTATTGCTTTACGCAGTTTTTCAGCGTTACAGAAACCAATGAATTACTCAAATGGGGATTAGGCATTGTTATCTGTATTTCATTTATGTCTATGATCAAATTATATTCGTGGATGCAAATGGACAAACGTGCGATTTTGCGCGAAATGAAACGTTTAGAATTGCAAGTTTCGTCTTTATCGTCTAAAATTTCAGAATAA
- a CDS encoding T9SS type A sorting domain-containing protein, protein MKKKYTTLCFVFLIQIAFAQLSVRNDTFIFVNDQVVFVNDNVNLNETDSKIYLRNDAQLIQGTGTTGNSGIGQLSMYQNGTTHNYAYNYWCSPIGNNSALQGNENFQANLIDDATGLITSTDVAFTSIDGTSSPLTIASYWIYTFETSTQYSDWFHREDTGNIAPGLGFTMKGTSGSSNNQLYDYRGKPNNGTIANSVSVGEWTLVGNPYPSALDAVAYIHDTENAAAITGTLYFWEQDLSVMSHFVADYVGGYATYTINASGTVETFIPATFDTYDGGGSLNMTGSSSTSGKQVHRYIAIGQGFMVEGSTTTTGTVRTKNTHREYYKQSDEDSEFFKPANANIDTNLIENSTTENENMSTNGTSNPYSSIPSDYKRFRLNIDFNDVYTRQLVQTFHDTEATYGFDYGMESKSPADVANDAYWSIDNEPYVAQALPFDTNMAIPLHLKLNNNGMVRVRIFDIQHFDESQKIFVHDLETNIYHNIKQFPFEVSLNAGEYDNRFEIVFTDAILSTEEIVATNFSIFQDNAQQQLIIKNPDLITIQNIHLYDMLGKLIWSNENVSTENEYTIDTSSLSNGVYITKINTANNKTFTKKVIVRN, encoded by the coding sequence ATGAAAAAAAAATATACCACCTTATGTTTCGTGTTTCTCATACAAATTGCTTTTGCACAATTGTCTGTGCGAAATGATACGTTCATATTTGTCAATGATCAAGTTGTTTTTGTAAATGATAATGTTAACTTAAATGAAACGGATTCAAAAATATATTTACGAAATGACGCGCAGCTGATTCAAGGAACTGGAACTACTGGAAATTCAGGCATAGGGCAATTGAGTATGTACCAAAACGGAACTACTCACAATTATGCCTATAACTATTGGTGTTCTCCTATTGGAAATAATTCCGCTCTCCAAGGAAACGAAAACTTTCAAGCAAATTTAATAGATGATGCCACTGGTTTGATTACAAGTACCGATGTTGCATTCACAAGTATTGACGGAACTTCATCACCACTCACTATTGCAAGCTATTGGATTTATACTTTTGAAACATCTACACAATACAGCGATTGGTTCCATAGAGAGGATACAGGAAACATCGCTCCTGGACTTGGATTTACCATGAAAGGAACAAGTGGATCTTCTAACAATCAATTGTATGATTACAGAGGAAAACCCAATAATGGTACAATAGCAAATAGTGTTTCTGTGGGAGAATGGACATTGGTAGGAAATCCTTATCCATCCGCTCTAGATGCCGTAGCGTATATTCACGATACGGAAAATGCTGCTGCCATCACAGGAACACTCTATTTTTGGGAACAAGATTTATCTGTAATGTCACATTTTGTTGCCGATTATGTTGGTGGGTATGCCACATATACCATTAATGCTTCTGGAACTGTTGAAACTTTCATTCCAGCTACATTTGACACCTATGATGGCGGAGGTTCATTGAATATGACAGGTTCTTCTAGTACTAGTGGAAAACAAGTTCATAGATACATTGCTATTGGACAAGGCTTTATGGTTGAAGGAAGTACAACTACAACAGGAACAGTTCGTACAAAAAATACACATCGTGAATATTACAAACAATCTGATGAAGATAGTGAGTTTTTCAAACCTGCCAATGCCAATATAGATACAAATCTCATAGAAAATAGTACTACAGAAAATGAAAATATGTCAACTAATGGAACTTCAAATCCATACAGCTCAATACCTAGTGATTATAAACGTTTTCGTCTAAATATTGATTTTAACGATGTATACACTCGCCAATTGGTACAAACATTTCATGATACAGAAGCTACCTACGGTTTTGATTATGGAATGGAATCTAAAAGTCCTGCCGATGTTGCTAACGACGCATACTGGTCTATCGACAACGAACCTTATGTAGCACAAGCATTACCTTTTGACACAAATATGGCAATTCCATTACACCTAAAATTAAACAACAATGGAATGGTTCGTGTCCGTATTTTTGACATTCAGCATTTTGATGAGAGTCAGAAAATTTTCGTACACGATTTAGAAACTAACATATACCATAATATCAAACAGTTTCCTTTTGAAGTTTCCCTAAATGCAGGAGAATATGACAATCGTTTTGAAATTGTTTTTACGGATGCTATTTTAAGTACAGAAGAGATCGTTGCTACTAATTTTAGCATATTTCAAGATAATGCGCAACAACAATTAATAATCAAGAATCCTGATTTAATTACAATCCAAAACATTCATTTGTATGACATGTTAGGAAAACTCATTTGGTCCAATGAAAATGTAAGTACCGAAAATGAGTATACGATTGATACAAGTTCACTGAGCAACGGTGTTTACATTACAAAAATTAACACTGCAAACAATAAGACTTTTACGAAAAAAGTCATTGTAAGAAACTAG
- the rocD gene encoding ornithine--oxo-acid transaminase, whose translation MAVLEQLTSQQAIELEDKYGAHNYHPLPVVLSRGEGVYVWDVEGKKYFDFLSAYSAVNQGHCHPKIVNAMVSQAETLTLTSRAFYNDMLGRYEKFASEYFNFDKLLPMNTGAEAVETALKICRKWAYEKKGIAENEAEIIVCENNFHGRTTTIISFSNDPVARKNFGPYTDGFIKIEYDNVAALEEALKSNPNVAGFLVEPIQGEAGVYVPSEGYLAKAKALCEAHNVLFIADEVQTGIARTGRLLATCGNCACEQKNCSGTPDVKPDVLILGKALSGGAYPVSAVLANDDIMSVIRPGNHGSTFGGNPVAAAVAMAALEVVTDEALAENAYQLGELFRSELNKYIETSTIVNLVRGKGLLNAIVIDDTEDSNTAWDICIALRDNGLLAKPTHGNIIRFAPPLVMTKDQLLECVSIITKTLKQFEK comes from the coding sequence ATGGCTGTTTTAGAACAATTAACATCTCAGCAAGCAATTGAATTAGAAGACAAGTACGGAGCGCATAACTACCATCCACTTCCAGTGGTGTTGAGTAGAGGAGAAGGCGTATACGTTTGGGACGTGGAAGGAAAAAAATATTTTGACTTTCTTTCTGCATATTCCGCAGTAAACCAAGGACATTGTCATCCAAAAATCGTCAATGCCATGGTGTCACAAGCAGAAACCTTAACCTTAACATCGCGTGCATTTTACAACGACATGTTGGGACGTTATGAAAAATTTGCTTCCGAATATTTCAACTTCGACAAACTATTACCAATGAATACAGGAGCCGAAGCCGTAGAAACGGCGTTGAAAATCTGTAGAAAATGGGCGTATGAGAAAAAAGGAATCGCGGAAAATGAAGCAGAAATCATCGTGTGTGAAAACAACTTTCACGGAAGAACCACGACGATCATTTCGTTTTCAAACGATCCTGTAGCACGTAAAAATTTCGGTCCTTACACGGACGGATTTATCAAAATTGAATATGACAATGTTGCTGCCTTGGAAGAAGCACTGAAAAGCAATCCAAATGTAGCAGGATTCTTAGTAGAACCAATTCAAGGAGAAGCTGGCGTATATGTACCATCAGAAGGATATTTAGCAAAAGCAAAAGCCTTGTGTGAAGCGCACAATGTATTATTCATTGCAGACGAAGTACAAACAGGAATTGCACGCACAGGACGCTTGTTAGCAACCTGTGGAAACTGTGCTTGCGAACAAAAAAACTGTAGCGGAACACCTGATGTAAAACCAGATGTATTAATCTTAGGAAAAGCATTGTCAGGAGGCGCATATCCAGTATCTGCCGTATTGGCAAATGACGATATTATGAGCGTTATTCGTCCTGGAAATCATGGCTCTACCTTTGGAGGAAATCCTGTGGCAGCAGCAGTGGCAATGGCAGCTTTGGAAGTGGTTACAGACGAAGCTTTGGCAGAAAATGCATATCAATTGGGAGAATTATTCCGTAGCGAACTCAACAAATATATTGAAACTAGTACGATCGTAAATCTCGTCAGAGGAAAAGGATTGTTGAACGCCATTGTGATCGACGATACGGAAGACAGTAACACAGCTTGGGATATTTGTATAGCATTGCGCGATAATGGTTTATTAGCAAAACCAACACACGGAAATATCATCCGTTTTGCGCCGCCATTAGTTATGACAAAAGATCAATTATTAGAATGTGTAAGCATCATTACGAAGACACTTAAACAATTTGAAAAATAG
- the aceA gene encoding isocitrate lyase, with protein MKTQDRIQALITDWTTNPRWKGVERTYTAEEVVKLQGSYQIDHSIARLGAEKLWSKLNNQDFVAGLGALTGNQAVQEVEAGLEAIYLSGWQVAADANLAGEMYPDQSLYPANSVPQVVKRINNALLRRDQIQCVNESENKLDYLVPIIADAEAGFGGNLNAFELMKAMIDAGAAAVHFEDQLSSAKKCGHLGGKVLVPTQEAINKLMAARLATDVMGVPTLIIARTDADAANLLTSDIDERDHKFVTGERTNEGFFHVNNGIKQGIARGLSYAPYADLIWMETSNPDLDYAREFAEAIHAQYPGKMLAYNCSPSFNWAAKLSVAEMETFREELAAMGYKFQFITLAGFHALNTSMFELSKAYKERGMAGYSELQEREFALQQQGFNAVKHQGFVGTTYFDAVQNTVTAGASSTVAMKDSTEVAQF; from the coding sequence ATGAAAACTCAAGACAGAATTCAAGCATTAATCACAGATTGGACGACAAATCCACGTTGGAAAGGTGTAGAACGCACCTACACAGCCGAAGAAGTTGTAAAATTACAAGGTTCATATCAAATAGATCATAGCATTGCGCGTTTGGGTGCAGAAAAATTATGGTCAAAACTAAACAATCAAGATTTTGTAGCAGGTTTGGGCGCTTTAACAGGAAATCAAGCGGTACAAGAAGTAGAAGCAGGTTTAGAAGCTATTTATTTAAGTGGATGGCAAGTGGCGGCAGATGCAAACTTGGCAGGCGAAATGTATCCAGATCAATCATTATATCCTGCGAACAGTGTTCCGCAAGTGGTAAAGCGTATCAACAATGCGTTGTTGCGTCGCGATCAAATTCAGTGTGTCAACGAATCTGAAAACAAGTTGGATTATTTAGTGCCTATTATAGCAGACGCAGAAGCAGGTTTCGGAGGAAACTTAAATGCGTTTGAGTTGATGAAAGCTATGATTGATGCGGGTGCAGCAGCGGTTCACTTTGAAGATCAACTCAGTTCGGCTAAAAAATGTGGTCACTTAGGTGGAAAAGTCTTAGTGCCAACGCAAGAAGCGATCAACAAACTTATGGCTGCACGTTTAGCAACAGACGTGATGGGCGTTCCAACGTTGATTATTGCACGAACAGATGCAGACGCGGCAAACCTACTCACAAGTGATATTGACGAAAGAGATCATAAATTTGTGACTGGTGAACGTACGAATGAAGGCTTTTTTCACGTTAACAATGGTATCAAGCAAGGAATTGCACGCGGATTGAGTTATGCACCGTATGCAGATTTAATTTGGATGGAAACTTCCAATCCTGATTTAGACTATGCTAGAGAATTTGCAGAAGCGATTCACGCGCAATATCCAGGAAAAATGCTGGCGTACAACTGTTCTCCGTCATTCAATTGGGCAGCAAAATTAAGTGTGGCAGAAATGGAAACATTCCGAGAAGAATTGGCGGCGATGGGGTATAAATTTCAATTCATCACATTGGCAGGTTTCCACGCCTTAAACACAAGTATGTTCGAATTATCGAAAGCATACAAAGAACGAGGAATGGCGGGCTATTCTGAATTGCAAGAGCGAGAATTTGCATTGCAACAACAAGGATTCAACGCTGTAAAACATCAAGGTTTTGTGGGTACTACTTACTTTGATGCAGTTCAAAATACGGTAACGGCAGGTGCTTCGAGTACAGTTGCCATGAAAGATAGTACAGAGGTTGCACAGTTTTAA
- a CDS encoding helix-turn-helix domain-containing protein, whose product MEEEYIKLIFGLKLKQIRTEKNLSLFGLSKLTGLSKSYLNEIEKGKKFPKTDKIVVLAEKLEVPYDQMVSLKLDKNLAPVGEILQSKILKEIPLELFGIQESTLIDIVANAPVKVNAFISTIIEIAQHYSFSRESFYLASVRSFQEANNNYFDDLEQHVLAFSKTYQVDLSQKVSSQELEDILVEEFAYTINTEELMKHHELGNLRSIFVPKTKTLLLSNRIDDAQRTFIYAKELAYHFLAITDRLYTFSWIAFENFDQVLHNFYASYFAGALMIPRASLTTQLKALFEKETFQKEIFLQLIGSFNASPESFYQRLTNILPKDFNIQNLFFLRFTHQANSDKFYLTKELHLSHQHSPHANETNEHYCRRWVSLNVLETIKNSDSTHVFDLQISHYPEDNMRYLVLSSATKDPFNKDQYRSISVGLLINKQLKKKISFLEDANIQTKKVGVTCERCAIVDCEVRKVAPTILQKQQRDDRTSAVVKELMGKFG is encoded by the coding sequence ATGGAAGAAGAATACATTAAACTTATTTTTGGCTTGAAATTGAAGCAGATTCGTACGGAGAAAAACCTCTCTTTGTTTGGCTTGTCAAAGCTTACAGGATTATCGAAATCGTATTTGAACGAGATTGAAAAAGGTAAAAAATTCCCAAAAACGGATAAGATTGTCGTGCTTGCTGAAAAGTTGGAAGTTCCGTACGATCAAATGGTTTCGTTGAAGTTGGACAAGAATTTGGCTCCTGTCGGCGAGATTTTACAGTCCAAAATTTTAAAAGAGATTCCACTTGAATTGTTTGGCATTCAAGAAAGTACGTTGATTGACATTGTGGCAAATGCGCCTGTAAAAGTAAACGCGTTTATTAGCACGATTATTGAAATTGCGCAGCATTATAGTTTTAGTCGCGAAAGTTTTTATTTGGCTTCTGTACGATCGTTTCAAGAAGCAAATAATAATTATTTTGACGATTTGGAACAACATGTGTTGGCGTTTTCCAAAACTTACCAAGTCGATTTGAGTCAAAAAGTTTCTTCTCAGGAATTGGAAGACATTTTAGTGGAAGAGTTCGCGTATACAATTAATACTGAAGAACTCATGAAACATCATGAATTGGGGAATTTACGTTCTATTTTTGTTCCGAAAACCAAAACATTGTTGCTTTCCAATCGCATTGATGATGCACAACGCACCTTTATTTATGCGAAAGAATTGGCGTATCATTTTCTAGCAATTACAGATCGTTTGTACACATTTTCGTGGATTGCCTTTGAAAATTTTGATCAAGTGTTGCATAATTTTTACGCTTCGTATTTTGCGGGTGCTTTGATGATTCCGCGTGCTTCTTTGACAACTCAATTGAAAGCATTGTTTGAAAAAGAGACGTTTCAAAAAGAAATCTTTTTACAATTGATCGGCAGTTTTAATGCGTCTCCTGAATCTTTCTACCAACGATTGACCAATATTTTACCCAAAGATTTTAATATTCAGAACTTGTTCTTTTTACGCTTCACACATCAAGCAAATTCAGATAAATTTTATCTTACCAAAGAGTTACACTTGTCACATCAACATTCGCCACACGCCAATGAAACCAATGAACATTATTGTCGTCGTTGGGTTTCGCTGAATGTTTTGGAAACGATAAAAAATAGTGATTCAACACATGTGTTTGATTTGCAAATTTCACATTATCCAGAAGATAACATGCGTTATTTGGTATTATCTTCTGCTACGAAAGATCCTTTTAACAAAGATCAATATCGTAGTATTAGCGTGGGATTGTTGATCAACAAGCAACTGAAGAAGAAGATTTCTTTCTTAGAAGATGCCAACATTCAAACTAAAAAAGTAGGTGTGACTTGCGAACGTTGTGCGATTGTAGATTGTGAAGTCCGAAAAGTAGCGCCTACTATTTTACAAAAACAGCAACGTGATGACAGGACTTCGGCGGTTGTGAAGGAATTGATGGGGAAGTTTGGGTGA
- a CDS encoding Smr/MutS family protein, which yields MNFQVGDRVEAIDDVIKGVVQAINGNTITIETDEGFPLMFEASELVKIASDEIARDLSNQKIFSAIQEKEAAKKPKRILPKSKKERIEHLMEVDLHIHQLTNSHKGMSNYDMLTLQTDTAKRQLEFAMRKRIPKVVFIHGVGAGVLKEELYYLFRQYDNVKYYDANYQKYGLGATEVYIYQNLK from the coding sequence ATGAATTTTCAAGTAGGAGATCGCGTAGAAGCTATTGATGATGTTATCAAAGGAGTTGTGCAAGCCATTAATGGCAACACAATTACCATAGAAACAGACGAAGGTTTTCCACTGATGTTTGAAGCTTCCGAATTGGTAAAAATTGCCTCAGACGAAATCGCACGTGACTTATCCAATCAAAAAATATTCAGTGCCATTCAAGAAAAGGAAGCGGCTAAAAAGCCAAAACGCATCTTGCCGAAGTCCAAAAAAGAGCGCATAGAACATCTGATGGAAGTCGATTTGCACATTCATCAACTGACCAATTCGCACAAAGGCATGAGCAATTATGACATGCTCACCTTACAAACAGACACGGCAAAACGACAATTGGAATTCGCCATGAGAAAGCGCATTCCAAAAGTAGTGTTTATTCACGGAGTGGGCGCAGGTGTTTTAAAGGAAGAATTATATTATTTATTTCGTCAGTACGACAATGTAAAATATTACGATGCCAACTATCAAAAATACGGTTTGGGTGCTACCGAAGTTTATATTTATCAAAATCTGAAATAA